CTCAGGCCGAAGGCCAGGAAGAGCGCCGTCGTACCGGCCGGCTCCTTCGACCACACGCCATAGAGGATGGCCATGGCGAGGATGAAGACGCTCAGCCAGATGAACATCTTGCCCTGGATCTTCACTTGCCGGCCTCCTTGTCAGCGGCAATGGCACCGAGGCCGGCGTGCTCGAGCTGGTCGAGCGCCGCGATCTCCGGGTGGTGCAGATCGAACGCCGGGGATTCGGAGCGGATCCTCGGCAGGGTGAGGAAGTTGTGCCGCGGCGGCGGGCAGGACGTCGCCCACTCGAGCGAACGGCCGTAGCCCCACGGGTCGTCCACCTCGATCTTCTCGCCGTACTTGGCGGTCTTCCAGACGTTGTAGATGAACGGCAGGATCGACAGGCCGAGCAGGAACGACGCGATGGTCGAGATGGTGTTCAGCAGGGTGAAGCCGTCGGCGGCCAGGTAGTCCGCGTAACGGCGTGGCATGCCCTCGGCGCCCAGCCAGTGCTGGACCAGGAACGTGCCGTGGAAGCCGATGAACAGGGTCCAGAAGGTGATCTTGCCGAGGCGCTCGTCGAGCATCTTGCCGGTGAACTTCGGCCACCAGAAGTGGAATCCGGCGAACATCGCGAACACCACGGTGCCGAAGACGACGTAGTGGAAGTGCGCGACGACGAAGTACGAGTCGGAGACGTGGAAGTCCATCGGGGGCGAGGCCAGGATGACACCGGTCAGACCACCGAAGGTGAAGGTGATCAGGAAGCCGATCGTCCAGAGCATGGGTGTCTCGAAGGACAGCGAGCCCTTCCACATGGTGCCGATCCAGTTGAAGAACTTCACACCGGTCGGTACCGCGATCAGGAAGGTCATGAAGGAGAAGAACGGCAGCAGCACACCGCCGGTGACGTACATGTGGTGGGCCCACACCGTCACGGACAGACCGGCGATCGCGATCGTGGCGGCCACCAGGCCGATGTAGCCGAACATCGGCTTGCGGCTGAAGACCGGGATGATCTCCGAGACGATACCGAAGAACGGCAGGGCGATGATGTACACCTCAGGGTGTCCGAAGAACCAGAAGAGGTGCTGCCAGAGCAGGGCGCCGCCGTTGGCCGCGTCGAAGATGTGGGCACCGAACTTGCGGTCCGCCTCCAGGGCGAACAGCGCGGCGGCCAGCACCGGGAAGGCGAGCAGGACCAGCACACCGGTCAGCAGCACGTTCCAGACGAAGATCGGCATACGGAACATCGTCATTCCGGGTGCGCGCATGCAGATGATCGTGGTGATGAAGTTGACCGAGCCGAGGATCGTGCCGAAGCCGGAGAAGGCCAGGCCCATGATCCACATGTCGGCGCCGACACCCGGCGAGCGGACCGCGTCCGACAGAGGGGAATAGGCGAACCAGCCGAAGTCGGCCGCACCCTGCGGGGTGAGGAAGCCGGCCACCGCGATGAGCGAGCCGAAGAGGTACAGCCAGTAGGCGAACATGTTCAGCCGCGGGAACGCCACGTCGGGCGCGCCGATCTGAAGCGGCATGATCCAGTTCGCGAAGCCGGCGAACAGCGGCGTCGCGAACATCAGCAGCATGATCGTGCCGTGCATCGTGAACGCCTGGTTGAACTGCTCGTTCGACATGATCTGCGTGCCCGGGCGGGCGAGCTCGGCGCGCATGAAGAGCGCCATCACACCGCCGATGCAGAAGAAGACGAACGACGTGACCAGGTACAGCGTGCCGATGGTCTTGTGGTCGGTGGTGGTAAGCCACTTCACCACCACGTTGCCGGGCTGCCGGCGCCGGACCGGGAGCTCGTTCTCGTACGCGTCACCGTGCGAGTCGGCCCCGGCGACACCCTGGGGTTCGTTGGAGATGCTCACAGTTGGTTCTTCTCCGCATTCAGGGCCGGGGTCGACTGCTCAATGCCCGACGGGACGAAGCCATTCTGCCCCTTGTCGGCCAGCTCCTTGAGGTACTCCTGGTACCGCTCCGGGGAGACGACCTTCACGTTGAAGAGCATCCGGGAGTGGTCCACACCGCAGAGCTCGGCACACTTGCCCATGAAGGTGCCCTCCTGGGTGGGGGTCACCTCGAACACGTTGGTGTGACCGGGAATGACGTCCTGCTTGAACAGGAAGGGAACCACCCAGAAGGAGTGGATCACGTCACGCGAGGTCAGGATGAAGCGGACCTTCTCGCCCTTGGGCAACACGAGCGTGGGGCCCGGGTTGCCGGTCTGCGGGTTCCGGTCGCCGGGGATACCGGCCTCGTAGACACCCTCGGCTCCCTTGGGGAAGTCGTTGGTGTACTTGTCCGGAATCGCGTTCAGTTCCTTCTGGGCGGCCGCGTCGCCGGTGGCCGGGTTCCCGTCCACGTCCTCCAGGTAGTTGAAGCCCCAGCTCCACTGGTAGCCGACCACGTTGATGGTGTGGGCCGGCTTGTCGGAGAGAGCGAGGAGCTTCGACTCATCGCGCGCGGTGAAGTAGAAGAGCACCGAGACGATGATGAGGGGGACCACGGTGTACAGCGCCTCGATGGGCATGTTGTACCGGGTCTGCGGCGGCACCTCGATCTTGGTGCGGCTGCGTCGGTGGAAGAAGACGCTCCACAGGATCAGACCCCACACCAGCACGCCCACGGCGAGCGCTGCCGCCCACGAGCCCTGCCAGAGGGAGAGGATCCGCGGAGCTTCCTCCGTGACCGGTGTGGGCATGCCGAGGCGAGGGAAGTCTTCCCAGTTGTACGAGCAACCGGTGGCTGTCGCCAGGATCAGGCCCGCAGTCAGCACCTGCGGCAGCTTCCGCCGCAACGGGCGCCGCGGCGTGGGGGTACCGCCCGCGCCCCCCGGGGCGTGGGGGAGGTCGGAGCCGTTGGGACTCACGTAGCGCCTTCCCGAGAGTCTCGCCCGCGCGGCCGGCTGCGGCCGTCTCGCTGGTCGGTCGCCGGCCCTGACGCGGGCAGGGGTTTGATGTTTATGCGGACCAAACCCTACTGGACGCTATTTGGGGTCGCGCGGGGAGGGTGCCCAACGCGCCGTCCGACGACCCGAAGGGGTGGACTGAGGCCTTCCGCGGCCCCTCCCCCGCCCCCGTATCAACGGCGCCGCAGAGCCTTCTGACGCTCTCTTCGGGAGGGAGCGTTAGCGTGGCCGCGTGCCCTATTTCGACAGCGCATCGTCCGCTCCCCTGCACCCCGTGGCCCGGCAGGCCCTCCAGGCCGCACTCGACGAGGGCTGGGCCGACCCCGCCCGTCTCTACCGCGAAGGCCGGCGTGCACGACTGCTGCTCGACGCCGCGAGGGAGGCGGCGGCAGACGCCGTGGGATGCCGCCCGGACGAACTGGTTTTCACCAGTTCGGGTACTCGTGCCATCCATACGGGACTTGCCGGGGCGATGGCGGGACGCCGGCGCACCGGGCGGCATCTGGCGGTGTCGGCGGTGGAGCACTCGTCCGTGCTGCACGCCGCCAAGGGCTTCGACGCCACCGAGGTACCGGTGGGCCGCTCCGGTGCGGTGTCGCCCGGAGACTTCGGCGCGGCGCTGCGCCCGGACACCGCGGTGGCCGCCCTCCAGTCGGCCAACCACGAGGTGGGCACGGTGCAACCGGTCGCCGAGGTCGCCGGAATGTGCCGGGAGGCGGGGGTACCGCTGCTCGTCGACGCGGCGCAGTCGCTGGCCTGGGGCCGGGTCGAAGGGGACTGGTCCCTGCTGACCGGGAGCGCGCACAAATGGGGCGGACCGGCAGGGGTAGGGCTGCTCGTGGTGCGCAAGGGCGTCCGTTTCGCCTCGCAGGACCCGGCGGACGAGAGGGAGTCAGGACGAGCCCCCGGCTTCGAGAACATCCCGGCCATCGTGGCCGCCGCGGCGTCACTGCGCGCCGTACGGGACGAGGCCGCGGCCGAGTCGGCGCGGCTGCGCGCCCTGGTGGACCGGATCCGGGCCAGGGTCCCGGAGCTGGTCCCGGACGCCGAGGTGGTCGGCGATCCGGTCCGGCGGCTGCCGCATCTGGTCACCTTCTCCTGTCTCTACGCCGACGGGGAGGCCGTGCTGCACGAGTTGGACCGGGCGGGCTTCTCCGTGTCGTCCGGTTCGTCGTGCACGAGTTCGACGCTCACCCCGAGCCATGTGCTGCGGGCGATGGGAGTGCTGACCGAGGGCAATGTGCGGGTGTCGCTGCCGCTCGGCACGGCTGAGGCGGATGTGGACCGCTTCCTGGATGTGCTGCCGGGGGTCGTCGCCGGGGTACGCGGACGCCTCGGCGCCCCCGTGTCTCCCGGGTCGGCTGCGGATGCCCGTGCCGACGCGGATGCGGGCACCGACACCGGGACGCTGCTCGTGGACGCGCTCGGCAAGCGCTGCCCGATCCCCGTGATCGAACTGGCCAAGGTCATCGGGGACGTCCCGGTGGGCGGCACCGTCACCGTGCTCTCCGACGACGAGGCGGCACGCCTGGACATCCCGGCCTGGTGCGAGATGAGGGAGCAGGAGTACGCGGGCGAGCGCCCGGTGGAGGGCGGCACCGCTTATGTGGTGCGCCGGGCGCGCTGACTTCATCAGAACGCCCGGCTCACTCGTATCAGGACAGGGGCCGGCCCGGTACC
This DNA window, taken from Streptomyces sp. SCSIO 30461, encodes the following:
- the ctaD gene encoding cytochrome c oxidase subunit I, with amino-acid sequence MSISNEPQGVAGADSHGDAYENELPVRRRQPGNVVVKWLTTTDHKTIGTLYLVTSFVFFCIGGVMALFMRAELARPGTQIMSNEQFNQAFTMHGTIMLLMFATPLFAGFANWIMPLQIGAPDVAFPRLNMFAYWLYLFGSLIAVAGFLTPQGAADFGWFAYSPLSDAVRSPGVGADMWIMGLAFSGFGTILGSVNFITTIICMRAPGMTMFRMPIFVWNVLLTGVLVLLAFPVLAAALFALEADRKFGAHIFDAANGGALLWQHLFWFFGHPEVYIIALPFFGIVSEIIPVFSRKPMFGYIGLVAATIAIAGLSVTVWAHHMYVTGGVLLPFFSFMTFLIAVPTGVKFFNWIGTMWKGSLSFETPMLWTIGFLITFTFGGLTGVILASPPMDFHVSDSYFVVAHFHYVVFGTVVFAMFAGFHFWWPKFTGKMLDERLGKITFWTLFIGFHGTFLVQHWLGAEGMPRRYADYLAADGFTLLNTISTIASFLLGLSILPFIYNVWKTAKYGEKIEVDDPWGYGRSLEWATSCPPPRHNFLTLPRIRSESPAFDLHHPEIAALDQLEHAGLGAIAADKEAGK
- the coxB gene encoding cytochrome c oxidase subunit II, translating into MSPNGSDLPHAPGGAGGTPTPRRPLRRKLPQVLTAGLILATATGCSYNWEDFPRLGMPTPVTEEAPRILSLWQGSWAAALAVGVLVWGLILWSVFFHRRSRTKIEVPPQTRYNMPIEALYTVVPLIIVSVLFYFTARDESKLLALSDKPAHTINVVGYQWSWGFNYLEDVDGNPATGDAAAQKELNAIPDKYTNDFPKGAEGVYEAGIPGDRNPQTGNPGPTLVLPKGEKVRFILTSRDVIHSFWVVPFLFKQDVIPGHTNVFEVTPTQEGTFMGKCAELCGVDHSRMLFNVKVVSPERYQEYLKELADKGQNGFVPSGIEQSTPALNAEKNQL
- a CDS encoding aminotransferase class V-fold PLP-dependent enzyme produces the protein MPYFDSASSAPLHPVARQALQAALDEGWADPARLYREGRRARLLLDAAREAAADAVGCRPDELVFTSSGTRAIHTGLAGAMAGRRRTGRHLAVSAVEHSSVLHAAKGFDATEVPVGRSGAVSPGDFGAALRPDTAVAALQSANHEVGTVQPVAEVAGMCREAGVPLLVDAAQSLAWGRVEGDWSLLTGSAHKWGGPAGVGLLVVRKGVRFASQDPADERESGRAPGFENIPAIVAAAASLRAVRDEAAAESARLRALVDRIRARVPELVPDAEVVGDPVRRLPHLVTFSCLYADGEAVLHELDRAGFSVSSGSSCTSSTLTPSHVLRAMGVLTEGNVRVSLPLGTAEADVDRFLDVLPGVVAGVRGRLGAPVSPGSAADARADADAGTDTGTLLVDALGKRCPIPVIELAKVIGDVPVGGTVTVLSDDEAARLDIPAWCEMREQEYAGERPVEGGTAYVVRRAR